The Castanea sativa cultivar Marrone di Chiusa Pesio chromosome 11, ASM4071231v1 genome contains a region encoding:
- the LOC142614817 gene encoding N-terminal acetyltransferase A complex catalytic subunit NAA10 — protein MVCIRKATIDDLLAMQTCNLFCLPENYQMKYYLYHILSWPQLLYVAEDYNGKIVGYVLAKMEEESTECHGHITSLAVLRTHRKLGLATKLMSAAQNAMEQVFGAEYVSLHVRKSNRAAFNLYTETLGYKIHDVEAKYYADGEDAYDMRKQLKGKQYHGHGHGHGHGGHGHHHHHHHEHGGGCCSGERVEPKGTGKK, from the coding sequence ATGGTGTGCATACGCAAAGCCACAATCGACGATCTCTTAGCCATGCAGACCTGCAATCTCTTCTGCCTCCCGGAGAATTACCAGATGAAGTACTATCTCTACCACATCCTCTCATGGCCGCAGCTTCTCTACGTGGCCGAAGACTACAACGGCAAGATCGTGGGCTACGTGCTAGCCAAAATGGAAGAGGAAAGCACCGAGTGTCACGGCCACATCACGTCGCTCGCAGTGTTGCGCACTCACCGCAAGCTCGGGCTGGCGACCAAGCTCATGAGCGCAGCTCAGAACGCCATGGAGCAAGTGTTTGGAGCCGAGTACGTGTCGCTTCACGTGAGGAAGAGTAATAGAGCTGCGTTTAATTTGTACACGGAGACTTTGGGGTATAAGATTCATGATGTGGAGGCTAAGTACTATGCGGATGGTGAGGATGCTTATGATATGAGGAAGCAATTGAAGGGGAAGCAGTATCATGGACATGGACATGGGCATGGGCATGGGGGACATGggcatcatcatcaccatcatcatgaGCATGGAGGTGGGTGTTGTTCAGGGGAGAGGGTGGAACCAAAAGGGACTGGGAAGAAGTAG